A single Streptococcus thermophilus DNA region contains:
- a CDS encoding ABC transporter permease, whose amino-acid sequence MKRYILLRTLRSILSIFVVTALTYTIIYTMVPRRLIFRQDPNYNKIAKTADSKINYENTIFERMGYIDYYDTKELQENASTLDKSVTTKPTKANKAIYQKYVDSLGHGWRLHQFKQSKQFYATRDVPVLERVFEFYTHLFEFDNTGWVKDKTNPNLKRYIRIENDPAIGWSVVGSGTKHKYLLYFNSQFPFVHQNFVKMNLGTSYPTYAGQGVLDVITQGQGQTKSSVVNFPTGKKISSVDIYSRTYKSPSQADARDRSYYGDDPYTSTKSRYQYPSMVTSSAIAGLIGLVLSYALAIPLGSYMARFKNTLFDSVLTGVLTFLLSLPTIALVYIIRLIGSEIGLPDSFPILGAGDWRSYVLPSVILGLLSTPGLAIWIRRYMIDLQSQDFVRFARAKGLSEQEISNKHILKNAMVSLVSGFPASIVGVITGATLTETIFAYPGMGKMLIDSVRASNNAMVVGLVFIFTALSIFSLLVGDILMTIIDPRIKLTSKGGK is encoded by the coding sequence ATGAAAAGATATATTTTATTGAGAACCCTCCGTTCTATATTGTCAATATTTGTCGTGACGGCCTTGACCTACACGATTATCTATACCATGGTGCCGAGGCGTCTGATTTTCAGACAGGACCCTAACTACAATAAGATTGCAAAGACAGCTGATTCTAAGATAAACTATGAAAATACAATCTTTGAACGTATGGGGTACATTGATTACTATGACACCAAGGAGTTGCAGGAGAATGCCAGCACACTTGATAAGTCGGTAACAACTAAGCCAACAAAAGCCAATAAAGCTATCTACCAAAAATATGTGGATAGTTTGGGACATGGCTGGCGTTTGCATCAGTTCAAGCAAAGTAAGCAATTCTATGCGACACGTGATGTGCCAGTGCTTGAACGTGTGTTTGAATTCTACACGCACCTCTTTGAATTTGACAATACTGGATGGGTTAAAGATAAAACAAATCCAAACTTGAAGCGTTACATCCGTATTGAAAATGATCCAGCTATTGGTTGGTCGGTTGTTGGTTCAGGGACTAAGCACAAATATTTGCTTTACTTTAACAGTCAGTTCCCGTTTGTTCACCAAAATTTTGTGAAGATGAATCTTGGAACTTCATACCCAACTTATGCTGGGCAAGGTGTTCTTGATGTTATTACACAAGGCCAAGGACAGACAAAAAGCTCTGTGGTTAACTTCCCTACTGGTAAGAAAATATCTTCAGTAGATATCTATTCTCGTACTTATAAATCACCTAGTCAGGCTGACGCTAGAGATCGTTCTTACTATGGTGATGATCCGTACACATCTACTAAGAGTCGTTATCAGTACCCATCAATGGTGACAAGCTCTGCCATTGCTGGTTTGATTGGTTTGGTCTTGTCTTATGCCTTAGCGATTCCATTGGGATCTTACATGGCACGCTTTAAAAATACACTCTTTGATAGTGTGTTAACAGGCGTCTTGACTTTCTTGCTTTCGCTACCGACGATTGCCTTGGTATATATCATTCGCTTGATTGGTTCTGAGATTGGTCTTCCGGATTCTTTTCCTATCTTGGGTGCGGGTGACTGGCGTTCATACGTCTTGCCATCTGTTATTCTCGGTCTCTTGTCAACACCAGGTCTTGCGATTTGGATTCGTCGTTACATGATTGACTTGCAATCACAAGACTTTGTTCGTTTTGCACGTGCCAAAGGGTTGTCAGAACAAGAAATTTCAAATAAACACATTTTAAAAAACGCTATGGTTTCCTTGGTTTCAGGGTTCCCAGCATCTATTGTTGGGGTTATCACAGGGGCAACCTTGACAGAAACAATCTTCGCCTACCCTGGTATGGGTAAAATGTTGATCGATTCTGTTCGTGCTTCTAATAATGCTATGGTCGTTGGGCTGGTATTTATTTTTACAGCTCTCTCCATCTTCTCATTGCTTGTGGGTGATATCCTTATGACTATTATTGACCCACGTATCAAATTGACATCTAAAGGAGGTAAATAA
- a CDS encoding ATP-binding cassette domain-containing protein: MPEKLVEVKDVEISFGEGKKKFVAVHNANFFINKGETFSLVGESGSGKTTIGRAIIGLNDTSNGEIIFDGKKINGYLSHSEKNDLIRRIQMIFQDPAASLNERATVDYILSEGLYNFHLYKDEEERKAKIKEIIKEVGLLEEHLTRYPHEFSGGQRQRIGIARSLVMQPDLVIADEPISALDVSVRAQVLNLLKKFQKELGLTYLFIAHDLSVVRFISDRIAVIYKGTIVEVAETEELYNNPIHPYTKSLLSAVPIPDPILERKKVLKVYDPNQHDYSVDKPEMVEVRPGHFVWGNKTEIETYRKEQSK, from the coding sequence ATGCCTGAGAAATTAGTTGAAGTAAAAGATGTGGAAATTTCCTTCGGCGAAGGAAAAAAGAAGTTCGTTGCTGTCCACAATGCTAATTTTTTCATCAACAAGGGTGAAACCTTCTCCCTCGTTGGTGAGTCTGGTAGTGGTAAAACGACTATTGGACGTGCCATTATCGGTTTAAATGACACAAGTAATGGTGAGATTATTTTTGACGGTAAGAAGATCAATGGATACTTATCACACTCTGAGAAAAACGACCTTATCCGTCGTATTCAGATGATTTTCCAAGACCCTGCGGCTAGTTTGAATGAACGTGCGACAGTCGATTATATCTTGTCTGAGGGCTTGTACAATTTCCATCTTTATAAAGATGAGGAAGAACGTAAGGCTAAAATCAAGGAAATCATCAAAGAAGTAGGACTTCTTGAGGAGCACTTAACACGTTACCCTCACGAATTTTCTGGGGGACAACGTCAACGTATCGGGATTGCGCGTTCTTTGGTCATGCAGCCTGATTTGGTTATCGCTGATGAACCAATCTCAGCCCTTGACGTGTCAGTTCGTGCCCAAGTTTTGAATTTGCTTAAGAAATTCCAAAAAGAGTTGGGGTTAACCTATCTCTTTATCGCTCACGATTTGTCAGTGGTCCGTTTCATTTCTGACCGTATCGCTGTTATCTATAAGGGGACAATCGTGGAAGTTGCTGAGACAGAAGAGCTCTACAACAATCCTATCCATCCTTACACCAAGTCACTCTTGTCTGCTGTTCCTATTCCAGATCCAATCTTGGAACGTAAGAAAGTCTTGAAGGTTTATGATCCAAACCAACACGACTATTCGGTTGATAAACCAGAAATGGTGGAAGTACGCCCAGGTCACTTCGTTTGGGGTAATAAGACAGAAATTGAGACTTATCGTAAAGAACAAAGTAAGTAA
- a CDS encoding ABC transporter ATP-binding protein: MTENKNVILSARDIVVEFDVRDRVLTAIRGVSLDLVEGEVLALVGESGSGKSVLTKTFTGMLEENGRVASGSIDYRGKDLTKFKSHQDWAAIRGAKIATIFQDPMTSLNPIKTIGSQIIEVIVKHQGKTAKEAKKMAIDYMDKVGIPDAEKRFNEYPFQYSGGMRQRIVIAIALACRPDVLICDEPTTALDVTIQAQIIDLLKSLKEEYGFSVIFITHDLGVVASIADKVAVMYAGEIIEYATVEEIFYEPCHPYTWSLLSSLPQLAGDNGKLFSIPGTPPSLYTPVVGDAFALRSDYALQIDFEEKAPQFQVSDTHWAKTWLLHEDAPKVDKPAVIQNLHEKILANMGFAHLGDEEEGNA, from the coding sequence ATGACAGAAAATAAAAATGTAATATTATCGGCTCGCGATATCGTCGTGGAATTTGACGTTCGTGACCGTGTTTTGACAGCTATTCGAGGGGTTTCTCTTGATTTAGTTGAAGGTGAAGTTTTAGCCTTGGTTGGTGAGTCTGGTTCAGGGAAATCAGTCTTGACTAAAACTTTTACAGGGATGCTGGAAGAAAATGGTCGTGTAGCTAGCGGATCTATCGACTACCGTGGCAAAGACTTGACTAAATTTAAGAGTCACCAAGATTGGGCAGCTATCCGTGGAGCTAAGATTGCAACTATTTTCCAAGATCCAATGACCAGTCTTAACCCAATTAAGACTATCGGAAGTCAAATTATTGAAGTTATTGTTAAGCACCAAGGGAAAACAGCCAAGGAAGCTAAAAAAATGGCAATTGATTACATGGACAAGGTTGGTATTCCAGATGCTGAAAAACGTTTCAATGAATATCCTTTCCAATACTCTGGTGGGATGCGTCAACGTATCGTTATTGCCATTGCCTTGGCTTGTCGTCCTGATGTCCTTATCTGTGACGAACCAACAACTGCCCTTGATGTGACCATTCAAGCTCAAATCATTGACCTCTTGAAATCACTCAAAGAGGAGTATGGTTTCTCGGTCATTTTCATTACCCATGACCTTGGCGTCGTAGCAAGTATCGCGGACAAGGTTGCTGTCATGTATGCTGGCGAAATCATTGAATACGCAACTGTTGAGGAAATTTTCTATGAGCCTTGTCATCCATACACGTGGAGCTTGCTTTCAAGTCTGCCACAATTGGCTGGTGATAATGGAAAACTCTTCTCAATTCCAGGGACGCCACCATCACTTTATACACCAGTTGTTGGGGATGCCTTTGCCTTGCGTTCAGATTATGCTTTGCAGATTGATTTTGAGGAAAAAGCACCACAATTCCAAGTTTCAGATACTCACTGGGCTAAGACCTGGCTCTTACATGAGGATGCGCCAAAAGTTGATAAACCTGCGGTTATCCAAAATCTACATGAAAAAATCCTAGCCAATATGGGATTTGCACATTTAGGAGATGAGGAGGAAGGCAATGCCTGA
- the oppC gene encoding oligopeptide ABC transporter permease OppC: MASIDKSKFQFVKRDDFASETIDAPSYSYWKSVMRQFFKKKSTVVMLGILIAIVLMSFIYPMFSKFDFNDVSKVNDFSLRYVHPNAQYWFGTDGNGKSLFDSVWFGARNSILIAVIATFLNVIIGLLVGAVWGISKTFDMIMMEIYNIISNIPSLLVVIVLTYSLGAGFWNMIFAMTVTGWIGIAYTIRIQIMRYRDLEYNLASRNLGTPTAKIVIKNIMPQLVSVIVTMASQLLPGFISYEAFLSYFGLGLPVTTPSLGRLISDYAQNVTVNAYLFWIPLTTLILVSLALFIIGQNLADASDPRTHR, translated from the coding sequence ATGGCTTCAATTGATAAAAGTAAGTTCCAATTTGTAAAGCGCGATGATTTTGCCTCTGAAACAATTGATGCACCGTCTTACTCATACTGGAAATCAGTGATGCGTCAATTTTTTAAAAAGAAATCAACAGTTGTAATGTTGGGAATCTTGATTGCTATTGTTTTGATGAGTTTCATCTACCCAATGTTTTCTAAATTTGACTTCAATGATGTCTCAAAAGTAAATGATTTCAGTTTGCGTTATGTACATCCAAACGCTCAATACTGGTTCGGTACTGACGGTAATGGTAAGTCTCTATTTGACAGTGTTTGGTTTGGGGCTCGTAATTCTATCCTTATCGCTGTTATCGCTACCTTCCTGAATGTTATAATTGGTTTGCTTGTAGGTGCTGTTTGGGGGATTTCTAAGACCTTCGATATGATTATGATGGAAATCTACAACATCATCTCAAATATTCCCTCTCTCCTTGTGGTTATCGTCTTGACTTACTCATTAGGTGCTGGTTTTTGGAATATGATTTTTGCCATGACCGTAACAGGTTGGATTGGTATTGCCTACACAATCCGTATTCAAATCATGCGTTATCGTGATTTGGAGTATAACTTGGCTTCTCGCAATTTGGGAACACCAACGGCTAAGATTGTGATTAAAAATATTATGCCACAACTTGTGTCAGTTATTGTAACCATGGCTAGTCAACTTTTGCCAGGATTTATCTCTTATGAGGCCTTCCTTTCATACTTTGGTTTGGGTCTTCCTGTTACTACGCCTAGTCTTGGTCGTTTGATTTCAGACTATGCACAGAATGTTACAGTCAATGCCTATCTCTTCTGGATTCCATTGACTACCTTGATTCTTGTTTCTCTTGCTCTCTTTATTATTGGTCAAAACTTAGCGGATGCTAGTGACCCACGTACGCATAGATAG